A DNA window from Drosophila sechellia strain sech25 chromosome X, ASM438219v1, whole genome shotgun sequence contains the following coding sequences:
- the LOC6617502 gene encoding chitinase-like protein Idgf4: MKLYALFSLLVGSLAIGQISAAGSHHLLCYYDGSSFVREGLSKLILTDLEPALQYCTHLVYGYAGINPSSNKLVSNNEKLDLDLGSSLFRQVTGLKRKYPALKVLLSVGGDKDTVDPENNKYLTLLESSNARIPFINSAHSLVKTYGFDGLDLGWQFPKNKPKKVHGSIGKFWKGFKKIFSGDHVVDEKAEEHKEAFTALVRELKNAFRPDGYILGLSVLPNVNSSLFFDVPAIINNLDYVNLHTYDFQTPERNNEVADFPAAIYELNERNPEFNVNYQVKYWTGNRAPAAKINVGIATYGRAWKLTKDSGLTGLPPVAEADGVAPAGTQTQIPGLLSWPEVCAKLPNPANQHLKGADGPLRKVGDPTKRFGSYAYRSADDSGENGVWVGYEDPDTAAIKAEYVKREGLGGIAVVDLSFDDFRGGCTGHDKFPILRQVKSKL; this comes from the exons ATGAAGCTCTACGCCCTGTTCTCCCTTCTGGTGGGATCTTTGGCCATTGGTCAGATTTCCGCCGCCGGATCTCATCATCTACTTTGTTACTACGACGGCAGCAGTTTTGTCCGCGAGG GCCTCTCCAAGCTGATCCTGACCGATCTGGAGCCCGCCCTGCAGTACTGCACCCATCTGGTTTACGGATATGCCGGCATTAATCCCTCGAGCAACAAGCTGGTCAGCAACAATGAGAAGTTGGACCTGGATCTGGGCAGCAGCCTGTTCCGCCAGGTGACGGGATTGAAGCGCAAGTACCCAGCCCTCAAGGTCCTGCTCAGCGTGGGTGGCGACAAGGACACCGTGGACCCGGAGAACAACAAGTATCTGACCCTGCTGGAGAGCAGCAATGCCAGGATTCCGTTCATCAACAGTGCCCATTCGCTGGTGAAGACCTACGGCTTCGATGGCCTCGATCTCGGCTGGCAGTTCCCCAAGAACAAGCCGAAGAAGGTGCACGGCAGCATTGGCAAGTTCTGGAAGGGATTCAAGAAGATCTTCAGCGGTGATCATGTCGTCGACGAGAAGGCCGAGGAGCACAAGGAGGCCTTCACCGCCCTGGTTCGCGAACTGAAGAACGCCTTCCGTCCCGATGGCTACATCCTGGGTCTCAGTGTCCTGCCCAATGTGAACTCATCGC TGTTCTTCGATGTGCCCGCTATTATCAACAACTTGGACTACGTGAACCTGCACACCTACGACTTCCAGACCCCCGAGCGCAACAACGAGGTGGCCGACTTCCCGGCAGCGATCTACGAGCTGAACGAGCGCAATCCGGAGTTCAATGTCAACTACCAGGTGAAATACTGGACCGGAAACCGGGCTCCGGCCGCCAAGATTAACGTGGGCATTGCCACCTACGGACGTGCCTGGAAATTGACCAAGGATTCGGGACTGACTGGACTTCCACCAGTTGCCGAGGCTGATGGTGTGGCTCCTGCCGGAACCCAGACCCAGATCCCCGGACTTCTTAGCTGGCCAGAGGTGTGCGCCAAGCTCCCCAATCCCGCCAATCAGCATCTGAAGGGCGCCGATGGTCCGCTGCGGAAGGTGGGCGATCCGACCAAGCGCTTTGGAAGCTATGCCTACCGCTCCGCCGACGACAGTGGTGAAAATGGAGTCTGGGTGGGCTACGAGGATCCCGATACGGCGGCCATCAAGGCGGAGTACGTTAAGCGCGAAGGACTCGGCGGCATCGCCGTTGTCGATCTAAGCTTCGACGACTTCCGCGGCGGCTGCACTGGCCACGACAAGTTCCCCATCCTGCGCCAGGTCAAGAGCAAGTTGTAG